The Anopheles moucheti chromosome 3, idAnoMoucSN_F20_07, whole genome shotgun sequence genome contains the following window.
GATGACACAATTTAACTAATACCCGCAAAACATTCGATAGTCAAGGTACTGAAATGTTATTCGTTTCACGAATAGCTGCATCTTCTAAGTTTTGTTGGTAAATATATCAAAACCTCTAGTACACACTATTTCAAACTGTTGTTTACTGTTGCTTGATTAGCTGCGTAAAGGGTTTATTATTAAGCAAAAACATTTCAGTTCCGTACTTTCCTAACGTTCCACATACTTTTCAtcgaaaaaggaaagcaacacATAACATACATTTATcagcaaaaccaaccaacTTGTACTGTTCGATTTCAATGTTCGACCGTACACGTGATAATCGTCTGCAGTGTAGTGTGTACGGAGGAATTCCACTATTGAACGAACGATAGTTTTGTTCCGTTGCGTTTTGGAAACTTGATTTTATAGGTGCAAAAGCAAAATGACCGAGAAGAATATTACCGAACATGAAAGGTTAGGACGTTTTTTAATCACTTATCtagttaaaaacatttttcaaaatatctaTAGCAATAGAAGCATAGCTAACCGTTGCTGTAGGGCATAATTGAGCGCGCTGAGAAGGGGACAAGTAATCACGAAAAGAAAGTCAATAAAGAACGATACGATACTGAGTTTGAACATCACGTAAATTCCGGTCCCCAATCCCAAACACAAAGCTAGACAAGCGTGCATTATGTCCACCTTTTTGGAAACTGGATCGAAACACTAGGAGCCCAAAAGCAAACTAATTGTAAAGCGATACGAAACATTCTTCACTATCGTGTTTAAGGATAGAGCGAtacttttttctaactttgttttccgttgttttagtaaattttatttaagtgATTTTTTCTCTACAATTAACACATGTAGCGATAGTGTAAGGAAACAAGTTCATTCGTTTCGGTTAAGGGCTTTCGAAATTTGAAATCAAACAATCTGAAAGTTGCATAATCTGAACATCTCGAGGCGCGGCGTGTGGATGCCCACAAACGGGAGTAGCGCTGGAATAGGTCCTTTTCCTGCAATTACAACGGATTTAAATAGACAACTGAAACATGTACATAGCGAAACAGACAGCGTAGGTCGAACCTATTGttaaagtaaataagtaaaacaagatatgtaaagaaataaaagtatAAATTGGTTAAAATCTTTAACAAAACCATCACGAGCAAATAATTACTTAACGCGTTGATGAAAGTGTATTACTAACTTTCTCCTGGGAACTCTTTCGATACCTTACTAGGAtgttagtttttaaagcaacaattattttatatctttttaaAGTATGCTCCAACTTTAAATTACATAAAACAGATGCATGGCTGAATCGTTCCTCAAACGACAGGTTCCTGCACACGAAAAAAATTCGTCAAAACGGGGGATTTCAAACGGAACCTTCACTCGTGCTGTTGCTAGTTGTGATAGGAATTCCGGAGTGGATTCATTAATCCACTTCGACTTGGAATTCGAAACCGGTGCTTCGGACTTCGGTGTTGACTAGCCACAGTCAACGCTAGGTGATTAGCATCATGATATAAATTATTGGTTTAATGCTCAACGGACTGCCGGACCTACCCGATAGTACACTGGACGTacatgaaattgaattaatcCAACTCCAGAAAGAAATTGGATTTTACCCATCACTAGTTGTTTAGGCTGTTTTTCGCTTCTGTCAAATCGTGCCGAAACGGTCCAACCTGCGtgtaaactaactttgaaagTCACGCAACGGAAaggaggtgtgtgtgtgcgcatttgtgtgcgtatgtgtagTATGTGTATGGCAGAATTTTACCAAGAAACAGCAAGTGCGAAAAAAATCTGAAGAATACACGTTAGTTCCGTTCACGAACATACGCCGCCCGTAGTTTGTAAACTCTGCATACGCGAGAGCATATTCACAAAACTGCATAATTTTTCGTTCATGCAAAAGGCCGCGTATCACTGAAATAGCGAGCCGTGTTCGTATCGCACAATTGTTCGCTAGGCTGTTGTGTATAcgtacgcgtgtgtgtgtgtgtgtgtgtgtgtgtgcgtccgtGCGTAGTTGTCAGTTTCGTTGCGGGAATCGGCAGAATTTTTCTGTGAGGTGAAAGAAATCGTGCACGAGTTGCAGTGCGAATTACACGTACTTGTCTGCGGATAATACGATATTCTTCGTAAAGGATATTTGTGCTTACGACGAAAGAACCGCACGCATCGAACAGCGTATCATCACACTCAAAGTGTAACACCGTGTGTTTTTCGTTGCGTGTGATATCTTCAGTCACAACAACAATTCGCAGTTTGACTTCTACCTGGTAACCTGCTGTGGGATAAAGCAACGCTCATCACGATGGCGTCGTATCAGATAGCGAATCTGTTGGAGAAGGTGaatatttgtataaaaacaagGATTTCAACGTGCCATTCACAAAAAGAGGGAACTGTAAGGTGTGCCATTGCATCTGGCTGCCGCCTTTAGAATGACAATCTGCATCGATAACCCACCCCGTGTGTTGTGTTCTTTCTCTCGATACGACCAAAGAATGTGTGCGTATCACAAGAAAGGGTCGATTTTTATTGACGAAAGCGGAAAGTCCTTCAAAGCAAAGTTACGGCTGTCCTTCCGTGTGCTATTTTATCTCTCCCATTTTTCTTGGCAAAAACATTGACAACCCAATCTGTCCACGCTTTGAGATAACGAAAACTACCCCTCACAGTCTGCTGTGTAGCAGCAACCAATGGAAAATGCTTACCGATAATAGTAACCAAACTTCACCCACAGGAATGTAATAATACAGAATGTACAAATCATCGTAGCATGCTGTGCCTCTTTCACAAacagaataatattttttgaataatttattttcaatatatTTATCCTTCTTTTTGCCGGTTTCCTTCGCTACTGCCTATAGATGACGTCCAACGATAAGGACTTTCGCTTCATGGCCACCAACGATCTGATGACGGAGCTACAGAAGGACAGCATCAAGTTGGACGATGAGTCGGAGAAGAAAGTCGTTCGAATGGTGCTGCGTTTGCTGGAGGACAAGAACGGTGAAGTGCAGAATCTTGCCGTCAAATGGTACGTGTGTAAATGTTTCTAGCTCCGTTTGCTTACGTTTGAGGTTATGTTTTAGCGCCCGTGTATGTATTTGCAAATCATCAAAACAATGCTGAATCCGTTTTGGTATTCATAATTACAATAGCTGTAGAGAGAAAAACAGGattgaaatagaaatgtaGTTATGTTAATTAccataaaaaaatagttctcaaattaaactatttgtttttttttttgcagtctTGGCCCACTGGTAAACAAAGTAAAGGAAAATCAGGTGGAAACAATAGTGGATCTGCTGTGCGCCAACATGGTGTCCAACAATGAACAGTTGCGCGATATTTCCAGCATAGGGCTGAAAACGGTCATATCGGAGCTGCCCCAATCGTCCAATTCGCTCGTGCCGAACGTTTGCCAGCGTATCACCGGCAAGTTAAGTGTGGCGATCGAAAAGGAAGATGTGTCGGTGCAACTGGAAGCACTGGACATATTGTCAGATCTGTTGTCACGCTTCGGCGACCTGCTTGTACCGTTTCACGAACTCATTCTGAAGGCGTTGGTACCGCAGCTCGGTTCTGCTCGGCAAGCCGTTCGCAAGCGTACGATAGTGGCCCTCTCGCACCTGTTGACCACCTGCAACAACAACGCATACAACAAGGTGATCGAACATTTGCTCGATGGTTTGGAGAAACCGCAGAATCCGGGCACCATCCGAACGTACATTCAGTGTCTGGCGGCGATTTGCCGGCAGGCCGGACATCGGTTGTGCAACCACATTGAGCGCGTGATGTTCCTGCTTAATCAGTACAGCTTGCGGGATGACGATGAGTTGCGCGAGTTCTGTCTACAGGCATGTGAAGCATTCGTGCAGCGTTGTCCGGAAGCAATCATACCACATATACCAACGGTACGTAACTAAATGTATAATAGCCTAATGTCACTTAAGCTCTTTCCGTTCGTGGAAATTGGCATATGAAAACAACGGTTATGAACAGTTACTGACTTCTCTATACACAGATCGTCGATCTTTGCCTCAAGTACATCACGTATGATCCAAACTACAATTACGAGGCGGATGATGGTGACGGTGGTACTTCGATGGAGATGGAGGACGATGAAGAAATCGATAGTGAAGAGTACAGCGATGACGACGATATGAGCTGGAAGGTACGTCGTTCGGCTGCAAAATGTTTGGAGTCGGTCATCTCGACTAGACATGAGCTGTTGGAAGAGTTCTACAAAACCCTTTCCCCGGCGCTTATCGCACGCTTCAAAGGTAATGGCGATTGAAAACGATTGCACGCTTAACCGATATATGATTCCAAGTTTCATTTTTTGCCCGCAGAGCGCGAAGAAAACGTGAAGTCAGACATATTCCACGCGTATATTGCCCTGCTCAAATCAACCCGACCCATGGGTGATGATATTGGGCATGATCCCGATTCGATGGAGCAGATCCCTGGCCCGATCAGTATGCTAACGGATCAGGTCCCTACGATAGTGAAAGCGGTACAACCGTTAATGCGCGAAAAATCGGTCAAAACTCGTCAggattgttttcttctgttgcgCGAACTGTTGAACGCTTTGCCAGGAGCGCTTTCCAACCATATCGATCAGCTAATGAACGGCATACATTACTCGCTAAATGACAAAAATTCGACCTCGAACATGAAGATTGATGCGCTTGGTTTTGTGTATTGCATGCTGGTTGGGCACAATCCGCAGGTGTTCCACGCCCACATACAACTGCTCGTGCCGCTTGTGGTAAATGCcgtgttcgatccgttctacAAAATCGCTACCGAAGCATTGCTCGTACTGCAGCAGCTCGTGAAGGTTATAAGGCCGCTCGATATGCAGACATCGTTCGACTTCACGCCGTACGTTAGCCAGCTGTACACGAGCACACTGCAGAAGCTCCGTTCACCGGAGGTTGATCAGGAGGTGAAAGAGCGGGCCATTGCCTGCATGGGTCAGATCATTGCCAACATGGGCGATGTGCTGCAACCGGAGTTGGTCACCTGTTTGCCACTTTTCATGGAGCGTCTGCGGAATGAAGTGACTCGGCTGAGCTCGGTTAAAGCACTCACCATGATTGCTGCCTCGCCGTTGCGCGTAAACCTCAGCCCAATCATAGCGGAAGTGATACCGGTGTTAGGATCGTTCCTGCGCAAAAACCAACGAGCGCTCAAACTCAATTCGCTCACGCTGCTAGACACGCTGGTGACGCATTACAGCCAATTCCTGGATCCATTGTTACTGCGCAGTGCCGTGGCAGAGGTACCACCACTGCTGAGCGAATCGGATCTGCACGTTGCGCAGCTGTCGCTCGTGTTGCTCACTTCCGTCGCCCGGCAGCAACCGGAGGCTCTAGTAGGTGTTCACGAGCAGATTCTGCAGGAAGTAATGACACTTGTACGATCACCGCTACTGCAAGGAACCGCGCTGAACTGCACGTTGAAGCTGTTCCAGGCATTGGTGCAAGCGCAGCTGCCGGGACTGAGCTACCGTCATCTGCTTGCGATGCTGATGAACCCAGTGTACAATCAGCAACAGCACGGAGGCAGTCCACTGCACAAGCAAGCGTACCATTCGCTGGCAAAGTGCATTGCCGCACTGACGCTGCAGGTTCCAAACGAGGCGTTAACGGTGGCAGGAGAGTTTTTGCGCGAGATTCAAAACCGTCGCAATGATTCGCATCTCATGTTCTACCTGCTAACAATCGGAGAAATTGGACGACATTTGTAAGTGTACGGGGGCATGCGGGAGTATATTTTGGTTCACACTAATCGTTTCCAAAATTGTGTCTTTGCAGTAATTTGCACACCATTGATACGCTTGCTCAGACGATCTTGAACTGCTTCTCGGCTTCGTCAGAGGACGTAAAGGGTGCAGCGAGTCACGCGCTCGGAGCGATCGCGGTCGGTAATCTCAACCACTATCTGCCCTTCATACTGAACGAAATCGAGGCACAACCGAAACGCCAATACCTTCTGCTACATTCGCTGAAGGAAGTCATTTCATCGCTGTCAACCAGTAAGGCCGGTCTCGAGCAGCTATTGCCGTCAGTTCCATCGATTTGGACGCAGCTGTTCAAGCACTGCGAATGCTCGGAGGAAGGCTCAAGAAACGTGGTGGCCGAATGCTTAGGAAAACTCGTTCTGGTTAACCCGGAAGAACTGCTGCCACGGCTACAGATGGCACTGCGAAGTGAAAGTGCCCTCATGCGTACCGCCGTTGTATCCGCGATTAAGTTTACCATCTCGGATCAACCGCAACCGATCGATCCACTACTGAGGCAATGTATTGgtcagtttttgtttgccctGCAAGACCCGGAACCGTCGGTACGACGCGTAGCTCTGGTCGCATTCAACTCGGCTGTTCACAATAAGCCCAGTTTGGTGCGCGACCTACTGCCCGAGCTATTGCCCCAACTGTACTCTGAGACGAAGGTGAAGAAGGAACTGATCCGTGAGGTAGAAATGGGCCCGTTCAAGCATACCGTTGACGATGGGCTAGACATTCGGAAAGCGGCCTTCGAATGTATGTACACGCTGCTTGAGCAAGGACTGGATCGTGTGGACATTATGCAATTCCTCGAGCACGTTCAAGCGGGTTTGCGCGATCATTATGATATTAAGATGCTCACGTATCTCATGACTGCCAGGCTGGCCGCACTCTGTCCGAATGCTGTGCTTCAAAGTACGTTTCGCAATGCTTTACCATCGAATTGAACAATTCAAGTTAAAccttttatttcgtttttctttgcagAACTCGATCAATTTGTAGAACCACTTAGAGCTACCTGTACGCTAAAAGTGAAGGCTAACTCGGTGAAGCAGGAGTACGAAAAGCAGGATGAATTGAAACGATCTGCGCTACGCGCAGTTGCAGCTCTGCTACAAATTCCCAAGGCTGGTAAGTATACCATTTGCACGTGTGTTGCTTGAACGTCCACGGAAAGAGTTGTTGCTAATCTTTGGCCGATTTTCCGGCCGATTGCATTTACTTACAGATAAAAATATATACCTGGCGGAGTTTTTAATTCTGATCCGCAGCTCATCCGAGCTACAGCCTCTGCTGGAATCGGTCCAAAAAGACTCGTCCGGACAGACTAACAACAATATCGATGGTCGTGATTCCTCGATGGATCAGAGCTAGGTGGAAAGGACAAAGAAACGCAAGGTGGATGGTGAACATAAGTAGTCAGGATCAAGTGTAACTCACCCTGTTTGCAGCTGCACGTTGGTCGATTATCGTTTATTATCCTGTTTCCTTTCCTTTACCCATTCGCCATGCTTCTGGAATTATTTTTAGACGATCCCAGACCCGGATCCTCTATAAATTTGTAATACAAAACACGATCATTTAACAACATATTAGGTGCTTGCATTAATTTTGGTCATTTTTCCGTCAACTATAGGGCTGTGCTCATTGGTCTAAACCTTGGGTCTTCAAACTTTTCAGTCCACGGGCCGCATTGGTTGAACCTACCGTAGTTGGGTTCCATTTACACAGAGGTGGAGGCTCTCGACGGCCCGCGGGCCGCAGTTTGAAGACCCTTAGTCTAAACAATTTGCGCTCGTTTGACGGGCGCTACATCTCAACGTTTTGTTAACCGTAAAGTAAAGTTACAGTCTCAATTGCGTGGTTGTTTCATTGACTCCACGTTTTATAAGAAGTTCTCTGTAAGTTTGTTCAGGGTGCGTGGTTGATTCACGTCCTATATTCCTGCTTTTATTTATCGTTGACTTTGCCATGTTGTCTTTGGAGTCATACATATCTTTCTCCAATCGGCATAACCAATCAAGAAATGGTGGAACTCCATGAACATTCATTTGCCATGATCATCCGGTGATTGAAGGAGAAATCCGGTTTTTTGGTTCGGAGAAAATTATTTTCTGTTACACCCGAACGAGATTTGTACTAGCAAACGGGATAACGGTTAGATTAAGTGTCGCACAGATGCTCTATATGCGTAATGTCCCTACAATCATTGTAGACATGCACAACTGAATATTAGAACAAGAACTGTAACAAAATCACTGATCAACATTAATGCAGCGCCCTAATATATACAGCAAAGTAAAACGATATAGAGGATAAGGTTCATAAAATAAGCAACCGTGCCAACCGGCACACGCATACGCAGTCGTACAGGAAAAGAGATGCTTGAGACGTTTAAAATACGCTGGATTTGGTTTTTTGATTGTACCGTTTCAATAGTGAGGCTTATGATTTGAAGGATCCGGATGGGGTCGGATAAGAAAGAATGAACGAGGGCAAAACTTTTTCAAACCGATACAGCTGCATACGTTATATTTTGTTGCTTCCAAAtcgtttttcatattttttcttaTGTCAAATGGCAAAAGATATACGTACGCGTCTGTGTGCGCTATTAAACATGTTTCGGAATATCCGAAACAGAACGAACTGTAACATTACATTGATTGATCGTCTGTCCCAAATCCCGCCTTTGTTCTGGTGGTAGTGTTTTGGCATAGTCCAACACAACCGGAACCCCGAACGTTATCGGTTGATACTGGAGCAGATTACTTGCAAgaagaattaaaatgaataacATGATCGCAACACTATGAATAAATAAGCAAAATTAATTGACAGCAAATATCGTCTTAACTATTTTTTCTTCCGCTCCACCATCATCAAAGTTTTACTGGCACCAGCATGAAGTCAGTACAGATCAGGACACTTTATCAAAATCTAAAACCGACAGGAACTCGGATTTCGTCATCACTCGATTTCGGTCTTTCGGTTCAATGAGACCTTTGATTCGTTGTTTCTTCATTACAACATTCCTCAGTCGCCAACTCCGGAATAAACCAGATCCTGTACCGGATCCTGGGCTCAACAGGACTTTACTGTCGCTGTTTAAAATACATCTGCACATCACTGTTCACACATCCTACAGCAGCACGGAAAAACagaaactattttttaaatgcaCCCGGATAAACGAAACTGCACTGCACACGAAGTAAGAACCCCCAGTTGtcaaattgtaattttaaatGGCACGAACCAACGAACCGACCGCAAACAATGCACTTGCCCGTTTGCCATGTGATTTTGACAGTTCTCCTCAGTTGAATTGATGTTGTAGTCGGCGCGCCGATGGTTGTGTAATATCAGCTGTAAATAAtagaaatgtgtgtttttatattgTTAATACCCTAGTAGTGCCACTTAGAACGTGTTTGATAATGGGTTTGGTAAAGTTTGGTTTACTTTACGCGCTTGGTAGTGTTAATTTACGGTGAGTAAGTTATGCGATAGAATTCCaacaattttatttgcattttttttccttgcagAAGGAGATTGACTGCCGGTGTTCAGCACTACTGTTTTCATACAACATCCTGCCGATTGTCCGACGATATCGAGTACGATGAAATACCGGTGTCTAGAATACGCAACTTTAGCATTATAGCACATGTAGATCACGGAAAGAGCACGCTTGCGGACCGTTTGTTGGAAATGACCGGCACTATAGCGAAACACTCGGGTAATAAGCAAGTGCTGGATAGTTTGCAGGTTGAGAAGGAACGTGGTATCACGGTGAAGGCACAGACGGCATCGCTCATCTATCGACACGCGGGCCATCAGTATCTGCTCAACCTGATCGACACACCGGGTCATGTGGACTTTTCCAACGAGGTGTCCCGATCCTTGGCCGCATGTAACGGTGTCATATTACTGGTCGACGCTAACCAAGGCGTACAAGCACAAACGGTAGCGAACTATCATCTGGCACGATCGAAGCAGCTCGTTATTGTGCCAGTATTGAACAAGATCGATCTAAAAAACGCCCGGCCGGAGGCGGTGTGTAACGAGTTGCTAACGCTCTTTGACATCGATCCCGACGAGGTATTGAAAGTATCGGCTAAGTTGGGCACTGGGTGCGACGAGGTACTTGCAAGCATTGTCAATCGTTTACCAGCTCCGAACGCTAATCGTGATGCAAATTTTCGTGCCCTGATTTTTGACAGTAGGTTCGACAAATACCGTGGAGcgttgaatttaatttacataCGTGACGGCGAGATCAGCACCGGACAGGAAATCGTATCGTGCCACTCAGGCAAAGCGTACGAGGTGAAAAGTTTGGCATTGCTTCGGCCGGATGAACGCAAAGTCGATCGACTGGTGGCTGGACAGGTGGGTCTGCTCGGATGTAACATGCGAACCAGTAAGGAATCACAAATTGGTGACACACTGTACCTGAAGCGCAATAAAACGTGTGTTCCATTGCCGGGTTTCAAGCCGCAGCAACCGATGGTCTTTGCGGGCGTTTATCCACCGGATCAGACGCAACATCCCGTACTGAAGAGTGCTATCGAGAAGTTAATGCTGAATGATTCGGCCGTTACCGTCACGCCGGATTCAAGTCCCGCACTCGGACAGGGATGGCGACTCGGGTTTCTGGGCTTGTTACATTTGGATGTTTTTAGTCAGCGATTGCAACAGGAGTACGATGCCGAACCCGTCCTAACGGCGCCGTCAGTAACATACAAAATCAAACTGAAAGGAACTAAAGCGTTAGCGGCTCACGGTGGCAATGAAATTGTGTACATCAGCAATCCTGCCCTACTGCCCGACCGGACGATGGTCGAAGAGTATTTCGAGCCGTACGTGCTGGGAACAATTATCGCACCGACGGACTGTGTCGGTGCCATTATTGGGTTGTGCGTTGAGCGACGGGCAGTGCAGAAAACATCCATCAATATCGATAATGATCGGATCATGACCACCTACCTGATGCCGCTGAACGAGATCGTGTTGGATTTTCACGATCAGTTGAAATCGGTTAGCTCAGGATACGCGAGTTTCGATTACGAGGATCACGGCTATGTCGAGACTAGCATCGTACGGATGGATGTGCTGCTGAACGGTCAGATGGTAGAAGAGCTCTGTACCATCACGCATACCAGCAAGGCGCAGAATCATGCGCGGGAGTTGGTGCTTAAACTGAAAGAGCTTATACCACGACAAATGGTACAGATCGCTATACAGGCGGTGG
Protein-coding sequences here:
- the LOC128303748 gene encoding cullin-associated NEDD8-dissociated protein 1, which codes for MASYQIANLLEKMTSNDKDFRFMATNDLMTELQKDSIKLDDESEKKVVRMVLRLLEDKNGEVQNLAVKCLGPLVNKVKENQVETIVDLLCANMVSNNEQLRDISSIGLKTVISELPQSSNSLVPNVCQRITGKLSVAIEKEDVSVQLEALDILSDLLSRFGDLLVPFHELILKALVPQLGSARQAVRKRTIVALSHLLTTCNNNAYNKVIEHLLDGLEKPQNPGTIRTYIQCLAAICRQAGHRLCNHIERVMFLLNQYSLRDDDELREFCLQACEAFVQRCPEAIIPHIPTIVDLCLKYITYDPNYNYEADDGDGGTSMEMEDDEEIDSEEYSDDDDMSWKVRRSAAKCLESVISTRHELLEEFYKTLSPALIARFKEREENVKSDIFHAYIALLKSTRPMGDDIGHDPDSMEQIPGPISMLTDQVPTIVKAVQPLMREKSVKTRQDCFLLLRELLNALPGALSNHIDQLMNGIHYSLNDKNSTSNMKIDALGFVYCMLVGHNPQVFHAHIQLLVPLVVNAVFDPFYKIATEALLVLQQLVKVIRPLDMQTSFDFTPYVSQLYTSTLQKLRSPEVDQEVKERAIACMGQIIANMGDVLQPELVTCLPLFMERLRNEVTRLSSVKALTMIAASPLRVNLSPIIAEVIPVLGSFLRKNQRALKLNSLTLLDTLVTHYSQFLDPLLLRSAVAEVPPLLSESDLHVAQLSLVLLTSVARQQPEALVGVHEQILQEVMTLVRSPLLQGTALNCTLKLFQALVQAQLPGLSYRHLLAMLMNPVYNQQQHGGSPLHKQAYHSLAKCIAALTLQVPNEALTVAGEFLREIQNRRNDSHLMFYLLTIGEIGRHFNLHTIDTLAQTILNCFSASSEDVKGAASHALGAIAVGNLNHYLPFILNEIEAQPKRQYLLLHSLKEVISSLSTSKAGLEQLLPSVPSIWTQLFKHCECSEEGSRNVVAECLGKLVLVNPEELLPRLQMALRSESALMRTAVVSAIKFTISDQPQPIDPLLRQCIGQFLFALQDPEPSVRRVALVAFNSAVHNKPSLVRDLLPELLPQLYSETKVKKELIREVEMGPFKHTVDDGLDIRKAAFECMYTLLEQGLDRVDIMQFLEHVQAGLRDHYDIKMLTYLMTARLAALCPNAVLQKLDQFVEPLRATCTLKVKANSVKQEYEKQDELKRSALRAVAALLQIPKADKNIYLAEFLILIRSSSELQPLLESVQKDSSGQTNNNIDGRDSSMDQS
- the LOC128303383 gene encoding translation factor GUF1 homolog, mitochondrial — translated: MGLVKFGLLYALGSVNLRRRLTAGVQHYCFHTTSCRLSDDIEYDEIPVSRIRNFSIIAHVDHGKSTLADRLLEMTGTIAKHSGNKQVLDSLQVEKERGITVKAQTASLIYRHAGHQYLLNLIDTPGHVDFSNEVSRSLAACNGVILLVDANQGVQAQTVANYHLARSKQLVIVPVLNKIDLKNARPEAVCNELLTLFDIDPDEVLKVSAKLGTGCDEVLASIVNRLPAPNANRDANFRALIFDSRFDKYRGALNLIYIRDGEISTGQEIVSCHSGKAYEVKSLALLRPDERKVDRLVAGQVGLLGCNMRTSKESQIGDTLYLKRNKTCVPLPGFKPQQPMVFAGVYPPDQTQHPVLKSAIEKLMLNDSAVTVTPDSSPALGQGWRLGFLGLLHLDVFSQRLQQEYDAEPVLTAPSVTYKIKLKGTKALAAHGGNEIVYISNPALLPDRTMVEEYFEPYVLGTIIAPTDCVGAIIGLCVERRAVQKTSINIDNDRIMTTYLMPLNEIVLDFHDQLKSVSSGYASFDYEDHGYVETSIVRMDVLLNGQMVEELCTITHTSKAQNHARELVLKLKELIPRQMVQIAIQAVVGGKVLARETIKAYRKDVTAKLYGGDVTRRMKLLKQQSEGKKKMRSIANINVPKDTFINVLKR